One genomic window of Kineococcus endophyticus includes the following:
- a CDS encoding GntR family transcriptional regulator: protein MGASAERVVEELRRDVLGGFFPPGTRLTETALVDRYGTSRVPVREALRALAGEGFVELRPNAGARVAEVPVDDLADLYAVRCVVEEITASRCARRVAAGERLVVDELTEIVEAGFAALDSGDPVLGAELNSRFHGTVARLSGSHSMTLVLRRVSEQIQWAYATTVPQQGHRAWTEHRRIVAAIATGDEGKAGRAMVRHVETSRRGFARG from the coding sequence GTGGGGGCTTCGGCCGAGCGCGTCGTCGAGGAGTTGCGGCGCGACGTCCTCGGCGGGTTCTTCCCGCCGGGGACGCGGCTCACCGAGACGGCCCTCGTCGACCGGTACGGCACCTCGCGGGTGCCCGTGCGGGAGGCGCTGCGGGCGCTGGCCGGGGAGGGTTTCGTCGAGCTGCGCCCCAACGCCGGCGCCCGCGTCGCGGAGGTCCCCGTCGACGACCTCGCCGACCTGTACGCCGTGCGCTGCGTCGTGGAGGAGATCACCGCGAGCCGCTGCGCCCGGCGGGTCGCGGCGGGGGAGCGCCTCGTGGTCGACGAACTGACGGAGATCGTCGAGGCGGGGTTCGCCGCCCTCGACTCCGGCGACCCCGTCCTCGGCGCGGAACTCAACTCCCGGTTCCACGGGACGGTGGCCCGCTTGTCGGGATCGCACAGCATGACCCTCGTCCTGCGCCGCGTCAGCGAGCAGATCCAGTGGGCCTACGCCACCACCGTCCCCCAGCAGGGTCACCGCGCCTGGACCGAGCACCGCCGGATCGTCGCCGCCATCGCCACCGGGGACGAGGGGAAGGCCGGGCGAGCGATGGTCAGGCACGTGGAGACGTCGCGGCGGGGGTTCGCGCGGGGGTAG
- a CDS encoding AraC family transcriptional regulator gives MSSIDAPTRLAGYLGEDSSLGLAPGGSPADEIRLAWGGPGATLTMVTWHFGDLDFALFEGDRGVCVQPALRSRAPWAGLVVGMNLGGTTVALEQRGRSVLLPEGHFTFFHGYVPYRISTGGPHRWLVCRLRFLRVGTDTDRVNGLLAGDMTSSGSAGSLLSELLRGSTQARDTLRPSGRLHCADAIHSLVRAVVDEAALPHGPRPANDSFGRYTQWLEERIQTVGLDAEAVATAHHVSVRQVRGVFAGNGSTVSAFVRERRLEHLRHDLLDPSLAGCTVATLARRWGMDNPPAVNRLFREQYGLPPAAYRRQNSGIDSTP, from the coding sequence GTGAGCTCCATCGACGCGCCCACCCGGCTGGCCGGCTACCTCGGGGAGGACTCCTCCCTCGGGCTGGCACCGGGCGGGTCCCCGGCCGACGAGATCCGACTCGCCTGGGGTGGCCCGGGCGCCACGCTGACGATGGTCACCTGGCACTTCGGGGACCTCGACTTCGCGCTCTTCGAGGGTGACCGCGGCGTCTGCGTCCAGCCCGCCCTGCGGTCCCGGGCCCCGTGGGCGGGACTGGTCGTGGGCATGAACCTGGGCGGCACCACCGTCGCCCTCGAGCAGCGGGGCCGGTCTGTGCTCCTGCCCGAGGGCCACTTCACCTTCTTCCACGGCTACGTGCCGTACCGGATCAGCACCGGCGGACCGCACCGCTGGCTGGTGTGCCGGCTCCGCTTCCTGCGGGTCGGGACCGACACCGACCGGGTCAACGGGCTGCTGGCCGGGGACATGACCTCCTCGGGGAGCGCGGGCTCGCTCCTGTCCGAGCTCCTGCGCGGGTCGACGCAGGCCCGGGACACGTTGCGGCCCAGCGGTCGCCTGCACTGCGCCGACGCCATCCACTCCCTGGTCCGGGCCGTGGTCGACGAGGCGGCGCTCCCCCACGGACCACGGCCCGCCAACGACTCCTTCGGGCGGTACACCCAGTGGCTGGAGGAGCGCATCCAGACGGTCGGGCTCGACGCCGAGGCGGTGGCGACCGCGCACCACGTCTCCGTCCGGCAGGTCCGGGGCGTGTTCGCCGGCAACGGCAGCACGGTGTCCGCGTTCGTCCGGGAACGACGCCTGGAACACCTGCGGCACGACCTGCTCGACCCGTCGCTGGCGGGGTGCACCGTGGCGACCCTCGCCCGGCGGTGGGGCATGGACAACCCCCCGGCGGTCAACCGGCTGTTCCGGGAGCAGTACGGCCTGCCTCCGGCCGCCTACCGGCGGCAGAACTCCGGCATCGACTCCACGCCCTGA
- a CDS encoding ABC transporter permease yields MTSEPTTTVTPVGAVPAAPPPAVRRPLRVGSLVERYGLVLVLLAVVVFFSVAPASGLAFRSPANWLALTANQAVTLTVALALLFPMAAGFFDFSVGAVAATCSVVAAAAMSAHDLPLPVAVGLALLAGVVIGGLQGVLVAYLQMNPFIATLGTATLLGGGIFAYTGGLQITQGISPSLTALGSGRWSGLPSIVVVSVVLAAVCWFTMAQTAFGRRLFAVGSNAAAARLVGVDVRRAQLSAFVLSGLVAAAAGVLLLGRQGAATADNGMTMLFPALTAVLLSTIVIDVGRPSVLGTVIGVLFLAVSTSGLTLIGSPAWVSQVFSGAALLLAVGVAGLGRLRRTR; encoded by the coding sequence ATGACCAGCGAACCCACCACCACCGTCACGCCCGTGGGCGCCGTCCCCGCCGCTCCGCCGCCCGCCGTCCGCCGCCCCCTGCGGGTGGGCTCCCTCGTCGAGCGCTACGGACTGGTCCTCGTGCTGCTCGCCGTCGTCGTGTTCTTCTCGGTCGCCCCGGCGTCCGGGCTCGCCTTCCGCAGCCCGGCGAACTGGCTGGCGCTCACCGCCAACCAGGCGGTCACCCTCACCGTCGCCCTGGCCCTGCTCTTCCCCATGGCGGCCGGGTTCTTCGACTTCTCCGTCGGAGCCGTCGCGGCCACCTGCTCGGTCGTCGCCGCCGCCGCGATGAGCGCGCACGACCTCCCGCTGCCCGTGGCCGTGGGGCTCGCCCTGCTGGCCGGCGTGGTGATCGGCGGCCTGCAGGGCGTGCTGGTCGCCTACCTGCAGATGAACCCGTTCATCGCCACCCTCGGGACGGCCACCCTGCTCGGCGGCGGCATCTTCGCCTACACCGGTGGTCTGCAGATCACCCAGGGCATCTCGCCCTCGCTCACCGCCCTCGGGTCCGGGAGGTGGTCCGGGTTGCCGAGCATCGTGGTCGTCTCGGTGGTGCTGGCCGCGGTCTGCTGGTTCACCATGGCGCAGACGGCGTTCGGACGACGGCTGTTCGCCGTGGGGTCCAACGCCGCGGCCGCCCGGTTGGTCGGCGTCGACGTGCGCCGGGCCCAGCTCTCCGCGTTCGTGCTCTCGGGCCTGGTCGCCGCGGCGGCGGGCGTGCTGCTGCTCGGCCGCCAGGGCGCGGCCACCGCGGACAACGGCATGACGATGCTGTTCCCGGCGCTGACCGCGGTCCTGCTGTCGACCATCGTCATCGACGTCGGTCGCCCCTCCGTCCTCGGCACCGTGATCGGCGTGCTGTTCCTCGCCGTGAGCACCAGCGGACTGACCCTCATCGGCTCGCCGGCCTGGGTGAGCCAGGTGTTCTCCGGGGCCGCGCTCCTGCTCGCCGTCGGCGTCGCCGGACTCGGGCGGCTGCGGCGCACCAGGTGA
- a CDS encoding sugar ABC transporter ATP-binding protein, which produces MDAPPVVALRLAGVSKTFDGVPVLRGVDVEVRPGRVHALLGGNGSGKSTTLKVVAGVYTADPGGTITVGGVEHPADGFSPAAAHAAGLRFVHQDLGLVEDLTVAENMALVHGFPGRAGSVGWRALHRRTARQLADAGLDLDPRARVRELRPGDRTLLAVARALQTGTGGGPERGPLVLVLDEPTASLPRNEVDGLLAELRRRRGEGHAVVYVSHRIPEVLAVADDLTVLRDGAVAHSGPVEGLDETAIVALMTGTSPASGVDQRHPAPARDGEPVLRARGLSFPGVGPVDLDLHPGEVVGVAGLLGSGRSRLLRALSGQVPRTGGTLELAGRPVEHRSPRAALADGIAYVPEDRAREAAFADRPLWENVSAIAYPRFLRPWGVARRAEKRAAMAAAGRYAVRAAHADVPFATLSGGNQQKAVLARTTWTDPSVLLLDEPSQGVDAMARRDIHTLVRGHVVDGARAALVVSSDFAELAALCDRVLVVAGGRLRTELVGAQLQEDVIAQAAHSQTPDRQDS; this is translated from the coding sequence GTGGACGCTCCCCCGGTGGTCGCGCTGCGCCTGGCCGGAGTCAGCAAGACCTTCGACGGCGTGCCCGTGCTGCGCGGGGTGGACGTGGAGGTGCGCCCCGGCCGCGTGCACGCCCTCCTGGGGGGCAACGGTTCGGGCAAGTCCACCACCCTGAAGGTCGTCGCGGGCGTGTACACGGCGGACCCCGGCGGCACGATCACCGTCGGCGGGGTCGAGCACCCCGCCGACGGGTTCAGCCCCGCGGCCGCCCACGCGGCCGGTCTGCGCTTCGTGCACCAGGACCTCGGGCTCGTCGAGGACCTGACGGTCGCCGAGAACATGGCGCTGGTGCACGGCTTCCCCGGCCGGGCGGGATCGGTGGGCTGGCGCGCGCTGCACCGCCGCACCGCCCGGCAGCTCGCCGACGCGGGCCTCGACCTTGACCCGCGGGCCCGGGTGCGCGAACTGCGCCCCGGCGACCGCACCCTGCTGGCCGTCGCCCGCGCCCTGCAGACGGGCACGGGCGGTGGACCGGAGCGGGGACCGCTGGTGCTCGTGCTCGACGAGCCCACCGCCAGCCTGCCCCGGAACGAGGTCGACGGTCTCCTCGCCGAGCTCCGTCGACGCCGGGGCGAGGGGCACGCGGTCGTCTACGTCAGCCACCGCATCCCCGAGGTGCTGGCGGTCGCGGACGACCTCACCGTTCTGCGGGACGGCGCGGTCGCCCACTCCGGGCCGGTCGAGGGCCTCGACGAGACCGCGATCGTCGCCCTCATGACCGGCACCTCCCCGGCGTCCGGGGTGGACCAGCGCCACCCGGCACCCGCCCGCGACGGCGAACCGGTGCTGCGGGCCCGCGGCCTGAGCTTCCCGGGCGTGGGGCCGGTGGACCTCGACCTGCACCCCGGTGAGGTGGTGGGCGTCGCCGGGCTGCTGGGGTCGGGGCGCAGCCGGCTGCTGCGCGCGCTCTCGGGCCAGGTCCCCCGCACCGGCGGCACGCTGGAGCTCGCCGGTCGCCCGGTCGAGCACCGCAGCCCGCGCGCGGCGCTGGCCGACGGCATCGCGTACGTCCCCGAGGACCGGGCCCGGGAGGCGGCCTTCGCGGACCGCCCGTTGTGGGAGAACGTCTCCGCCATCGCCTACCCCCGCTTCCTCCGGCCCTGGGGCGTGGCCCGGCGCGCCGAGAAGAGGGCCGCCATGGCCGCCGCCGGGCGCTACGCCGTGCGGGCCGCGCACGCCGACGTCCCCTTCGCCACGCTGTCGGGAGGGAACCAGCAGAAGGCCGTGCTGGCCCGCACCACGTGGACCGACCCCAGCGTGCTGCTGCTCGACGAACCCAGCCAGGGGGTCGACGCCATGGCCCGCCGCGACATCCACACCCTGGTCCGCGGGCACGTGGTCGACGGGGCACGGGCCGCGCTCGTCGTCTCCTCCGACTTCGCCGAGCTCGCCGCCCTGTGCGACCGGGTGCTCGTGGTGGCCGGCGGCCGCCTGCGCACCGAGCTGGTGGGGGCGCAGCTGCAGGAGGACGTCATCGCCCAGGCCGCGCACTCCCAGACCCCCGACCGACAGGACTCCTGA
- a CDS encoding sugar ABC transporter substrate-binding protein — MRSLTSLRALLALLLGCVLLTSCSSPPGGATPGGSGGSAQAAADTTAAVAAVDAAYAGSSTRPPAQGPAPAQGKTVWVLSAFQQVAGLAHLTDETVEAAKALGWGTQVCDGQNNTDGAWAKCVRQAVAAGADAIVLESIDCAPVAQALKEAKAAGVLVASLTSFDCDDPTQGGGQPLFDVTVPFVGGTTAAQSYEAAGQLRADWVVAQTKGAAQVVHVEFRGVAFGEHLADAFNERIAACSGCEVVGTVVITPADVPNIRQKFETAMLQHPEANAVAVDVDFMLPAGIQQALTTSGKDLAVAGGECTRDSVGYLHTGGGIDMCIGQSPVWLSYAGIDGLNRVFAGQPVVDSGLGEQLVDADHNLPAQGDWYAGSVDAPAGYRAAWGL, encoded by the coding sequence ATGCGCTCTCTCACGTCCCTGCGTGCCCTGCTCGCCCTGCTGCTCGGGTGCGTCCTGCTCACGAGCTGCTCCTCGCCGCCGGGCGGCGCGACCCCCGGCGGCTCGGGTGGTTCGGCCCAGGCCGCCGCCGACACCACGGCGGCCGTGGCCGCGGTGGACGCCGCCTACGCCGGCAGCAGCACCCGGCCCCCCGCACAGGGGCCCGCACCGGCCCAGGGCAAGACGGTCTGGGTGCTGTCGGCCTTCCAGCAGGTCGCGGGGCTGGCCCACCTCACCGACGAGACCGTCGAGGCGGCGAAGGCGCTGGGCTGGGGCACGCAGGTGTGCGACGGACAGAACAACACCGACGGGGCGTGGGCCAAGTGCGTGCGCCAGGCCGTCGCGGCCGGTGCCGACGCCATCGTCCTGGAGTCCATCGACTGCGCCCCGGTGGCCCAGGCCCTCAAGGAGGCCAAGGCCGCCGGTGTGCTCGTCGCCTCGCTGACCTCGTTCGACTGCGACGACCCGACCCAGGGCGGCGGTCAGCCGCTGTTCGACGTCACGGTGCCCTTCGTGGGCGGGACGACCGCGGCGCAGAGCTACGAGGCCGCCGGCCAGCTCCGGGCGGACTGGGTCGTGGCGCAGACGAAGGGGGCGGCCCAGGTCGTGCACGTGGAGTTCCGCGGGGTCGCGTTCGGGGAGCACCTGGCCGACGCGTTCAACGAGAGGATCGCCGCGTGCAGCGGCTGCGAGGTCGTGGGAACCGTCGTCATCACCCCGGCGGACGTGCCGAACATCCGGCAGAAGTTCGAGACGGCGATGCTGCAGCACCCCGAGGCGAACGCGGTGGCCGTCGACGTGGACTTCATGCTCCCGGCCGGCATCCAGCAGGCGCTGACCACCTCCGGCAAGGACCTCGCCGTGGCCGGCGGTGAGTGCACCCGTGACTCGGTCGGGTACCTGCACACCGGCGGAGGCATCGACATGTGCATCGGGCAGTCGCCGGTGTGGTTGTCGTACGCCGGCATCGACGGACTGAACCGGGTCTTCGCCGGGCAGCCGGTCGTGGACTCCGGTCTGGGTGAGCAGCTGGTCGACGCCGACCACAACCTGCCCGCTCAGGGCGACTGGTACGCCGGGTCGGTCGACGCCCCCGCCGGCTACCGCGCGGCCTGGGGACTCTGA
- a CDS encoding amidase, with amino-acid sequence MEVAEYYLDRVDRLDGDVNAIVWRDDAQFLEQARIAEKQVAEGGDLPPFHGVPVPVKELTTAAGQPNTRGSLGFSDRVQTEDDLCIGLLRRAGALFMGRSNSPELGPMSVSDNRRYGRTANPWDLSRTAGGSSGGAAAAVAAGLAPAAQASDGGGSIRMPSSCCGTVGLKPSRGRVPQLVGAWNHGVTDGMITRSVLDAAAFLDVLSPTDPLAWYSAPQPVRPFAEEVGRDQAPLRIGLLTDAPTGLPVDPECVAAAQRLATELERLGHVVVPATLRGYSEPAVRGYLDVIVNASLLALPYDDPTVAEPYLQHRMALGRQRHAGEYAAVDALLQIETRAVNAQWGRDWDVLLTPTMATVAPPLGTVLEEANADPSGPRVVENQMISFTSFVNIAGLPAISLPVHRTAGGVPVGAQLVGGPFDEATLVRLAAAVEPAVGWTTSIPPAFA; translated from the coding sequence GTGGAGGTGGCCGAGTACTACCTGGACCGCGTCGACCGGCTCGACGGCGACGTCAACGCGATCGTCTGGCGCGACGACGCGCAGTTCCTGGAGCAGGCGCGGATCGCCGAGAAGCAGGTGGCCGAGGGCGGCGACCTGCCCCCGTTCCACGGAGTGCCGGTCCCCGTCAAGGAACTCACCACCGCTGCAGGACAGCCGAACACCCGTGGTTCGCTGGGTTTCAGCGACCGCGTGCAGACCGAGGACGACCTCTGCATCGGCCTGCTCCGACGGGCCGGCGCCCTGTTCATGGGCCGTTCCAACAGCCCCGAGCTGGGACCCATGTCGGTCTCGGACAACCGCCGGTACGGCAGGACGGCCAACCCGTGGGACCTCTCGCGCACGGCGGGAGGTTCCTCCGGTGGCGCCGCGGCCGCCGTGGCCGCGGGCCTCGCCCCGGCCGCGCAGGCCTCCGACGGCGGCGGTTCCATCCGGATGCCCTCGTCGTGCTGCGGCACGGTGGGGCTCAAACCCTCCCGTGGGCGGGTGCCGCAACTCGTCGGTGCGTGGAACCACGGGGTGACCGACGGCATGATCACCCGCTCGGTGCTCGACGCCGCGGCCTTCCTCGACGTGCTCAGCCCGACGGACCCACTGGCGTGGTACTCCGCTCCCCAGCCGGTGCGGCCCTTCGCCGAGGAGGTGGGCCGCGACCAGGCGCCCCTGCGCATCGGCCTGCTCACCGACGCGCCCACCGGGCTGCCGGTGGACCCCGAGTGCGTCGCCGCCGCCCAGCGGCTGGCCACCGAACTCGAGCGCCTCGGGCACGTCGTCGTGCCCGCGACCCTGCGCGGGTACTCCGAACCCGCTGTCCGGGGCTACCTCGACGTGATCGTCAACGCGTCGCTGCTGGCGCTGCCCTACGACGACCCGACGGTGGCCGAGCCGTACCTCCAGCACCGCATGGCGCTGGGCCGGCAGCGGCACGCCGGGGAGTACGCCGCCGTCGACGCCCTGCTGCAGATCGAGACCCGCGCGGTCAACGCGCAGTGGGGCCGGGACTGGGACGTGCTGCTCACCCCGACCATGGCCACCGTCGCCCCGCCCCTCGGCACCGTGCTGGAGGAGGCCAACGCCGACCCCAGCGGCCCGCGGGTGGTGGAGAACCAGATGATCTCGTTCACCTCCTTCGTGAACATCGCAGGCCTGCCCGCGATCAGCCTTCCCGTGCACCGCACCGCCGGAGGAGTTCCCGTCGGCGCCCAGCTGGTGGGTGGCCCCTTCGACGAGGCCACCCTCGTGCGGCTGGCCGCCGCCGTCGAACCCGCCGTCGGGTGGACGACGTCCATCCCACCCGCCTTCGCCTGA
- a CDS encoding Fpg/Nei family DNA glycosylase has protein sequence MPELPEVESARQVVEAGGLHREIADVDDTDTYECRPHQPGDLRTALVGRSLTAAHRQGKSMWCDTSGDGPALGIHLGMSGRIVITSPEGERVVGGDYEGTPKVPRVAKDEWYRFTLTFADGGTLRLLDKRRLGRVRLDPDLSALGPDAEHVGREEFRERVGKGTAPLKARLLDQSVVAGIGNLLADEVLWRAKLDPRRPAGELRTSELDELRRQLRAGIRHAVKHGGVHTGEVIPHRASGEHCPRCGAPMVRATVGGRTTWWCSQEQGTL, from the coding sequence GTGCCTGAACTCCCCGAGGTCGAATCGGCCCGCCAGGTCGTCGAGGCGGGCGGTCTGCACCGCGAGATCGCGGACGTCGACGACACCGACACCTACGAGTGCCGCCCCCACCAGCCCGGCGACCTGCGGACGGCCCTCGTCGGGCGATCGCTCACCGCGGCGCACCGGCAGGGCAAGTCGATGTGGTGCGACACCTCCGGCGACGGCCCGGCGCTCGGCATCCACCTCGGCATGAGCGGGCGCATCGTCATCACGTCCCCCGAGGGCGAGCGGGTCGTCGGCGGCGACTACGAGGGCACCCCGAAGGTGCCGCGCGTGGCGAAGGACGAGTGGTACCGCTTCACCCTGACGTTCGCCGACGGCGGCACCCTGCGCCTGCTCGACAAGCGGCGGCTCGGCCGGGTGCGCCTCGACCCGGACCTGTCCGCCCTGGGCCCGGACGCCGAGCACGTCGGGCGCGAGGAGTTCCGCGAACGCGTCGGCAAGGGCACGGCCCCGCTGAAGGCGCGGCTGCTCGACCAGTCCGTCGTCGCGGGCATCGGGAACCTCCTGGCCGACGAGGTGCTGTGGCGGGCGAAGCTCGACCCGCGTCGCCCGGCGGGGGAACTGCGGACCTCCGAGCTCGACGAACTGCGCCGGCAGTTGCGGGCCGGGATCCGGCACGCGGTGAAGCACGGCGGCGTCCACACGGGGGAGGTCATCCCGCACCGGGCGTCCGGTGAGCACTGCCCGCGCTGCGGCGCACCGATGGTGCGGGCGACCGTCGGCGGACGGACGACGTGGTGGTGCTCGCAGGAGCAGGGCACGCTCTAG
- a CDS encoding CapA family protein — translation MRKRWGAVLVATGLVAAGCGSDEPEAPTPQPVTIAVAGDVHFDGTSEKALEPGGLDAITPVLSRADLTVVNVETAITERGSAAGKQYTFRAPAAALGALKDAGVDVAAMANNHSLDYGRTGLTDTLAAGKDKGLPVIGLGEDADGAFAPHRVTLKDNRIAVFDATQVLDSSLAKAWTATDAQPGLASVQSTAGAARLVAAVEAERSRSDSVVVVLHWGREQQDCPTDAQQGLAHDLVAAGADAVVGSHAHVQLGQGFLEAGGRKGFVDYGLGNFVFYAKKAAAVETGVLELTLPGTGGVSAARWVPATIRSGVPVPLSGDDADEAVQHKESLRSCTDLAAS, via the coding sequence GTGCGGAAGCGGTGGGGTGCGGTGCTGGTGGCGACGGGCCTCGTGGCCGCCGGGTGCGGGAGCGACGAACCGGAGGCGCCCACGCCGCAGCCCGTGACGATCGCGGTCGCCGGTGACGTCCACTTCGACGGCACGAGCGAGAAGGCCCTGGAACCCGGTGGGCTGGACGCCATCACGCCGGTCCTGTCGCGGGCCGACCTGACCGTCGTCAACGTGGAGACGGCCATCACCGAGCGAGGGAGCGCGGCGGGCAAGCAGTACACGTTCCGGGCGCCCGCGGCGGCGCTGGGGGCGCTGAAGGACGCGGGCGTCGACGTCGCGGCGATGGCGAACAACCACAGCCTCGACTACGGCCGCACCGGGTTGACCGACACGCTCGCGGCCGGGAAGGACAAGGGCCTGCCGGTCATCGGGCTCGGGGAGGACGCCGACGGCGCGTTCGCCCCGCACCGGGTCACGCTGAAGGACAACCGGATCGCGGTGTTCGACGCGACCCAGGTCCTCGACTCCTCGCTCGCGAAGGCCTGGACGGCGACGGACGCGCAACCGGGGCTGGCGTCGGTGCAGAGCACGGCGGGAGCGGCGCGACTGGTGGCGGCGGTCGAGGCCGAGCGGTCCCGCAGCGACTCGGTCGTGGTGGTCCTGCACTGGGGCAGGGAGCAGCAGGACTGCCCGACCGACGCCCAGCAGGGACTCGCCCACGACCTCGTCGCGGCCGGCGCGGACGCCGTCGTCGGCTCGCACGCCCACGTGCAGCTCGGGCAGGGGTTCCTCGAGGCGGGGGGCCGCAAGGGGTTCGTCGACTACGGCCTGGGGAACTTCGTCTTCTACGCCAAGAAGGCGGCGGCCGTGGAGACCGGTGTCCTGGAACTCACGCTGCCCGGGACGGGCGGGGTGTCGGCGGCGCGGTGGGTCCCCGCGACGATCCGCTCCGGCGTGCCCGTCCCGCTGAGCGGGGACGACGCCGACGAGGCGGTGCAGCACAAGGAGTCCCTGCGGTCCTGCACCGACCTCGCGGCGTCGTGA
- a CDS encoding alkene reductase yields MDLFSSVAVGDLTLPNRLVMAPLTRTRAGAEGIPNELLVEHYSQRASVGLIVSEGTYPSHESRSYPGQPGLVTDEQQEGWRKVAEGVHAAGGRIVVQVMHGGRVSHTDITGTDRIVAPSAIAVSGEAHTPLGKKPYPVPHALTATEVDDVVADFVAASRRAVDAGIDGVEIHSANGYLLHEFLAPGANQRTDEYGGSPENRARLTVRVAQAVAAEIGAGRVGVRISPAHNIQDAWEKDPADVEATYTHLVEQLQPLGLAYLSVLHAEPAGEFVQGLRKRFGGPLMVNTGFAQVTTREEATGYLADGVADVVAVGRAVMANPDLLARWQGGHPENALDASTSYGTGPEGYTDYPFLPETRA; encoded by the coding sequence ATGGATCTGTTCTCGTCTGTCGCCGTGGGCGACCTCACCCTGCCCAACCGCCTCGTGATGGCCCCCCTGACGCGCACCCGCGCGGGCGCCGAGGGCATCCCCAACGAGCTGCTCGTGGAGCACTACTCCCAGCGCGCCAGCGTGGGTCTCATCGTCTCCGAGGGCACCTACCCGAGCCACGAGTCCCGCTCCTACCCCGGCCAGCCCGGGCTCGTCACCGACGAGCAACAGGAGGGGTGGCGCAAGGTCGCCGAGGGCGTGCACGCCGCCGGCGGTCGCATCGTCGTCCAGGTCATGCACGGGGGCCGCGTCTCGCACACCGACATCACCGGCACCGACCGCATCGTCGCCCCCAGCGCGATCGCCGTCTCCGGCGAGGCGCACACGCCGCTGGGCAAGAAGCCGTACCCCGTCCCGCACGCGCTGACCGCCACCGAGGTCGACGACGTCGTCGCCGACTTCGTGGCCGCGTCGCGCCGCGCCGTGGACGCCGGGATCGACGGCGTGGAGATCCACAGCGCCAACGGCTACCTGCTGCACGAGTTCCTCGCGCCGGGCGCCAACCAGCGCACCGACGAGTACGGCGGGTCCCCCGAGAACCGTGCGCGGCTGACCGTGCGCGTCGCGCAGGCCGTGGCCGCCGAGATCGGGGCCGGCCGCGTCGGCGTCCGGATCTCCCCCGCGCACAACATCCAGGACGCGTGGGAGAAGGACCCGGCCGACGTCGAGGCGACCTACACGCACCTCGTCGAGCAGCTCCAGCCGCTCGGCCTGGCCTACCTGAGCGTCCTGCACGCCGAGCCCGCCGGGGAGTTCGTCCAGGGTCTGCGCAAGCGCTTCGGCGGTCCGCTCATGGTGAACACCGGGTTCGCGCAGGTGACGACCCGCGAGGAGGCCACCGGCTACCTCGCCGACGGTGTCGCGGACGTCGTGGCGGTCGGCCGCGCCGTCATGGCGAACCCGGACCTGCTCGCCCGCTGGCAGGGTGGTCACCCCGAGAACGCGCTCGACGCGTCCACGTCCTACGGGACGGGCCCGGAGGGGTACACCGACTACCCGTTCCTCCCGGAGACGCGCGCCTGA
- a CDS encoding MgtC/SapB family protein yields MWFGEDTGQGWLQVGELGLAFGLSALIGFEREVRQKSAGLRTHTIVGLGAALFLLVSKYGFTDVLATGRIELDPSRVAAQVASGLGFLGAGVIFVRRDAVRGLTTAATIWLTAAVGMSAAAGLPLLAVLCTLGHFLVLYGLTPLAQRLARRAPSEQAVSCTYLDGRGVLRDVMAHCTRAGWAVTALETTVVPGAHAVRVDLSVQGRGSATALAAGLGELPGVTEVHTGTPAS; encoded by the coding sequence ATGTGGTTCGGCGAGGACACCGGTCAGGGGTGGTTGCAGGTCGGCGAGCTGGGCCTCGCCTTCGGGCTGTCGGCGCTCATCGGCTTCGAGCGCGAGGTGCGGCAGAAGTCGGCCGGGCTGCGCACCCACACGATCGTCGGGCTCGGTGCGGCGCTGTTCCTGCTCGTCAGCAAGTACGGCTTCACCGACGTCCTGGCGACCGGGCGCATCGAGCTCGACCCGTCGCGCGTGGCGGCGCAGGTCGCCTCGGGGCTCGGGTTCCTCGGCGCGGGCGTCATCTTCGTCCGCCGCGACGCCGTACGTGGGCTGACGACGGCCGCGACGATCTGGCTCACGGCGGCGGTGGGGATGTCGGCCGCGGCCGGGCTGCCGCTGCTCGCCGTGCTGTGCACGCTGGGCCACTTCCTCGTGCTCTACGGCCTGACCCCGCTCGCGCAGCGACTGGCCCGGCGGGCCCCGAGCGAGCAGGCCGTGTCGTGCACCTACCTCGACGGACGCGGGGTGCTGCGCGACGTCATGGCGCACTGCACGCGCGCCGGGTGGGCGGTGACGGCCCTGGAGACGACGGTGGTCCCGGGCGCCCACGCCGTGCGCGTCGACCTGTCCGTGCAGGGTCGCGGGTCGGCGACCGCGCTGGCGGCCGGCCTCGGCGAGCTGCCCGGTGTCACCGAGGTGCACACGGGCACGCCCGCGTCGTGA